A DNA window from Parafrankia irregularis contains the following coding sequences:
- a CDS encoding MarR family winged helix-turn-helix transcriptional regulator, which yields MTIETREDAVNQRYPGPRRPAEETDPGRARPVADLSTHPGQLARRLQQVTYQLWTAVVSTETTPPQFVVLNSLLADPDIDQRTLGERASLDRSTVADVVARLVQRGLIRRVRDPRDGRRNVLRLTQRGEATHSQVASRVERMNDLLLSPLNTDERTALRSMLTRIIESVPAISAAEGTAAV from the coding sequence GTGACCATTGAGACCCGTGAGGACGCCGTGAACCAGCGATACCCGGGACCGAGACGGCCGGCCGAGGAGACCGACCCCGGCCGCGCACGGCCCGTAGCTGACCTGTCGACACACCCCGGACAGCTCGCCCGCCGTCTGCAGCAGGTCACATATCAACTCTGGACAGCTGTCGTGTCCACCGAGACGACCCCACCGCAGTTCGTCGTTCTCAACAGCCTGCTCGCCGACCCCGACATCGACCAGCGCACGCTGGGCGAACGGGCGTCACTCGATCGTTCCACCGTCGCCGACGTCGTCGCCCGCCTGGTGCAGCGGGGGCTGATCCGCCGCGTTCGCGACCCGCGCGACGGCCGTCGCAACGTCCTGCGCCTGACGCAGCGCGGCGAGGCCACCCACAGCCAGGTCGCGAGCCGGGTGGAGCGGATGAACGACCTCCTGCTCTCCCCCCTGAACACGGACGAGCGCACCGCGCTGCGTTCCATGCTGACGCGGATCATCGAATCCGTCCCCGCGATCTCGGCGGCAGAGGGCACCGCCGCGGTCTGA
- a CDS encoding phospholipid-binding protein yields MVMDDAPRGLRESLKRVAVTLKEAEIPFALGGSYACWARGGPEPVHDVDFMLRESDVPAAVDVLRSAGLRPVDPPEDWLTKVYDGDVLVDLIHHPVGRAVTDEMLARSRDLSVDSVRMPVLDATDWFEMTLLALDERYCDLGRVLPMIRAMREQVDWAQVRRATADSPFAEAALLIATRLKLIPPPVGVPAPPAGLDVTEPAEYLAGDLHERLAEDPRVAELGLEVAVGPEGVTVRGEVATEARRHRLDAVLAELVPDRPIRNEVTVSHRELPPTAEIVETVP; encoded by the coding sequence ATGGTCATGGATGATGCACCACGAGGGCTACGGGAAAGCCTCAAACGGGTCGCCGTGACGCTGAAGGAGGCCGAGATCCCCTTCGCGCTCGGCGGCAGCTATGCCTGCTGGGCCCGTGGTGGTCCGGAGCCGGTCCACGACGTCGACTTCATGCTCCGTGAGTCCGACGTCCCCGCAGCCGTGGACGTCCTGCGCTCGGCGGGGCTGCGTCCGGTGGACCCACCTGAGGACTGGCTGACAAAGGTCTACGACGGTGACGTCCTGGTCGATCTCATTCATCACCCGGTCGGCCGGGCGGTGACCGACGAGATGCTCGCGCGCTCGCGTGACCTGTCCGTCGATTCGGTCCGGATGCCCGTCCTCGATGCGACCGACTGGTTCGAGATGACCCTGCTCGCGTTGGACGAGCGTTACTGCGATCTCGGCCGGGTACTTCCGATGATTCGCGCGATGCGGGAACAGGTCGACTGGGCCCAGGTTCGGCGGGCCACCGCCGACTCCCCGTTCGCCGAGGCCGCGTTGCTTATCGCGACCCGGCTGAAGCTGATTCCGCCACCCGTCGGAGTGCCCGCGCCTCCGGCGGGGCTGGACGTCACCGAGCCCGCGGAGTACCTCGCCGGTGACCTGCATGAGCGCCTCGCCGAGGACCCGCGGGTGGCCGAGCTCGGGCTGGAGGTGGCCGTGGGTCCGGAGGGGGTGACCGTGCGCGGCGAGGTCGCGACGGAGGCCCGCCGACACAGGCTGGACGCGGTGCTGGCGGAGCTGGTCCCCGACCGGCCGATCCGCAACGAGGTCACCGTCTCGCACCGGGAGCTGCCGCCGACAGCGGAGATCGTGGAGACCGTGCCATGA
- a CDS encoding metallophosphoesterase family protein: protein MIRIAAVGDIHLGTDSPGTFAPCMAGVGDLADVLLVAGDLTQHGSVAEAEVVAGELVDAEVPVIAVLGNHDYHGDQPDQIVSVLADAGVRTLEGTGTVLPVGAVRLGVAGTKGFGGGFAGASGSDFGEPLMKTFIRHSKEVSAGLRTALDDLDCDVRVALTHYSPVPDTLAGERPEIFPFLGSYHLAEAVDAGRAHLALHGHAHAGTEKGRTAGGVPVRNVARPVIGRAFALYEVDEAACAPRGTAAAATDHVTVRPTAGRQPASSPERASSTTNLWRSR, encoded by the coding sequence ATGATCAGAATTGCCGCTGTCGGTGACATCCATCTGGGCACGGACTCCCCGGGCACCTTCGCGCCCTGCATGGCCGGGGTCGGCGACCTCGCGGACGTGCTGCTCGTCGCGGGTGATCTCACCCAGCACGGGTCGGTGGCGGAGGCGGAGGTGGTGGCGGGGGAGCTCGTCGACGCCGAGGTGCCGGTGATCGCGGTGCTCGGCAACCACGACTACCACGGTGATCAGCCGGACCAGATCGTCTCGGTACTGGCCGACGCCGGGGTGCGGACGCTGGAGGGCACCGGGACGGTGCTGCCGGTCGGTGCCGTGCGCCTGGGGGTGGCCGGAACCAAGGGTTTCGGCGGTGGTTTCGCCGGGGCCAGCGGAAGTGACTTCGGCGAGCCGCTGATGAAGACGTTCATCCGCCACTCCAAGGAGGTCAGCGCCGGCCTGCGCACCGCCCTCGACGATCTCGACTGCGACGTGCGCGTCGCGCTGACGCACTACTCGCCGGTGCCCGACACCCTCGCCGGGGAGCGTCCGGAGATCTTCCCGTTCCTCGGCAGCTACCACCTGGCGGAGGCGGTCGACGCCGGCCGAGCCCATCTCGCGCTGCACGGGCACGCCCATGCGGGCACCGAGAAGGGGCGCACGGCCGGGGGAGTCCCCGTCCGCAACGTCGCCAGACCGGTGATCGGCCGGGCCTTCGCGCTGTACGAGGTCGACGAGGCCGCCTGCGCTCCGCGGGGGACCGCCGCCGCCGCGACGGACCACGTCACGGTGCGGCCTACGGCCGGCCGGCAGCCCGCGTCGTCACCCGAACGGGCCAGTTCGACTACGAATCTGTGGCGTTCGAGGTGA
- a CDS encoding DUF2795 domain-containing protein: MSMDRGSAKHGAVRDEVLAHEVAGYVRARRDTRVGEWRSPEPPAEDTSALAARPDGAGVLGSAPPGMTSVDVEERSELARWLGRAVFPAERNEVMDHLRHQHAPDRVIDEVGGAPEGVQFTSLGQLWRALRADAHVESRRY, from the coding sequence ATGTCGATGGATCGGGGCAGTGCCAAGCACGGAGCCGTGCGCGACGAGGTGCTGGCGCACGAGGTCGCAGGCTACGTCCGCGCACGTCGGGACACCCGTGTCGGCGAGTGGAGGTCGCCGGAGCCGCCGGCGGAGGACACCTCGGCGCTGGCTGCCCGTCCGGACGGCGCGGGCGTCCTCGGCAGTGCCCCGCCCGGGATGACCTCGGTGGACGTGGAGGAACGCTCCGAGCTGGCCCGGTGGCTGGGCCGCGCCGTCTTCCCGGCCGAACGCAACGAGGTGATGGACCATCTGCGCCACCAGCACGCGCCCGACCGGGTGATCGACGAGGTCGGTGGCGCGCCCGAAGGGGTCCAGTTCACGTCGCTGGGGCAGCTGTGGCGTGCGCTGCGGGCTGACGCGCACGTGGAGTCCCGGCGCTACTGA
- a CDS encoding FmdB family zinc ribbon protein has product MPAYEYRCRVCDASFEVRRGIHADSTAPAPCPAGHQETSRVFSAVAVSRGASAPAMASAPAPASGGGGACCGGGCCG; this is encoded by the coding sequence GTGCCCGCCTACGAGTACCGATGCCGTGTCTGTGACGCTTCCTTCGAGGTGCGTCGCGGTATCCACGCTGACAGCACCGCCCCGGCGCCGTGCCCCGCGGGCCATCAGGAGACCTCTCGGGTTTTCTCCGCGGTCGCGGTGAGCCGCGGCGCGTCGGCGCCCGCGATGGCGAGTGCGCCCGCGCCGGCCAGTGGTGGCGGGGGCGCCTGCTGCGGCGGAGGCTGCTGCGGCTGA